The window GGTATCTTGTTTCAAATGAAACGAGAGTGGCAACAACCTATTGAAGTTCCCCGCTTAATCCCTTTATCGCCGCGTAATGGTTTCATTCGATGGACATCGTTGGGGCAAAAACCAAAACACATTACTCATTCATTCTTGCATCTAAAATATCGGACAAGTCTTCCATTTCATGAGTTCTCATTCTGGTCATCAATTCATCCACAGCTTTTTTCGGGTCATAGTTATGAAAAAGTACTTGATAAAGGGCAGTTGTAATAGGCATTTTCACATTATAATTTTGAGATAATTGATAAGCCGCTTTGGTTGTTCTTACCCCTTCTACCACCATTCCCATGTTTTCGAGCACTTCGTTTAAATTTTTTCCTTTTCCAAGTAAATTCCCTGCCCGCCAATTTCGCGAGTGGACGCTTGTACATGTAACAATTAAATCACCGAGCCCGGCCAATCCGGAAAAAGTTAAAGGATTGGCCCCCATTTTTGTTCCCAGACGGGCTATTTCAGCTAGCCCTCGCGTGATAAGAGCCGCTTTGGCATTATCTCCGTACCCTAAACCATCCGAAATACCTGCTGCAAGCGCAATGACATTTTTTAGCGCTCCTCCAATTTCTACGCCGATCATATCCGGGTTCGTATAAACACGGAAATGCTGATTCATAAACAGTTTTTGGATTTTCTCGGCTGCTTTTATATTTTTTGAAGACACCGTCACAGTCGTCGGCTGACGCTGACTTACTTCTTCTGCGTGACTCGGTCCTGACAAGACGATTAGATCCGTTAACAAACGAGAAGGCATTTCTTCTTCAATCATTTCCGAAATTCTCATAAGCGTATCGGGCTCAATCCCTTTACTGACATGGACGAGAGTAATCGGTTTTTTTAAAACCTCGACCATTTGTCTGACAACTTCTCGAATCGCCTTTGTCGGCACTGCCAATACAATCAATTCAACACCGTTCAGCGCTTCTTCCATGGAGGCGAATCCTTTTATGTTTTCGGGCAATATGACATTCGGCAAATATTTTTTATTCGTATGATGTTCATTGATTTCCATGATTTGTTGTGGATTATGGCCCCAAAGCCGTACATGGCATCCATTATCCGCAAGTACCATGCTCAAAGCGGTTCCCCAACTGCCTGCACCGATAACGGTAATCGTGTCAATATTCGTCTCATTCATGCTTTTCACCTACTTTTGGTTATTTCCGAGATCTCGCAATGATTTTAATAGGCGTTCCTTCAAATCCAAATGCATCTCTGATCCGATTCTCTAAAAAACGTTCATATGAAAAATGCATTAATTCAGGATCATTGACGAAGATAACAATAGTCGGCGGTTTGACTGCCACTTGAGTCGCGTAAAATATTTTTAGCCGCCGTTGATTCTCAGTAGGAGTAGGATTCATCGCCACGGCATCCATTATGACATCATTGAGCACGCTGGATTGAACGCGCATCGCATGGTTTTCACTCACCATGTTTATAACGGGAAGAAGCGTATGAAGACGTTTCTTTGTTTTAGCTGACACAAATACGATCGGCGCATAATCCAAAAATAAGAAATGACTGCGTATCTTTTTTTCAAATTCATTCATCGTTTTCTCGTCTTTTTCAACCGCATCCCATTTATTAACGACGATCACAATTCCTCTCCCCGCTTCATGAGCATAGCCGGCAATCTTCTTATCTTGCTCTCTTATCCCTTCTTCTGCATTCAACACGACTAATACAACGTCTGAACGTTCAATTGCTCTAAGAGCACGCAGCACGCTGTATTTCTCCGTTGATTCATATACTTTTCCTTTTTTCTTCATGCCGGCTGTATCGATAATCACGTACTTTTGACCGTTATACGTATAAGGAGAGTCCACCGCATCTCTAGTGGTGCCGGCGACATCGCTCACAATCACTCTTTCTTCCCCTAAAATAGCATTGACTAAAGAAGATTTTCCTACATTTGGCCGGCCGATTAAGCAAAATTTAATTACATCATCATCGTACTCTTGCTGAGAAGACTTCGGAAAACGTTTCACCACTTCATCCAGCAAGTCTCCAAGTCCAAGACCATGGGCGCCGGAAATAGGAAATGGCTCTCCAAAACCAAGAGCGTAGAAATCGTAAATTACATCCCTCATATCCGGATTATCGATCTTATTGACAGCCAACACAACCGGTTTATTGGAACGATACAAAATTTTAGCCACTTCTTCGTCAGCTGCTGTAACCCCTTCTCGTCCATTGGTCAAAAAGATGATGACATCCGCCTCATCAATGGCGATTTCCGCTTGCTGGCGAATTTGTTCGAGAAAAGGTTCATCACCGATCTCAATCCCACCGGTGTCAATAATATTAAATTCATGAGTCAGCCATTCAGCAGAGCTGTAAATCCGGTCTCTAGTAACACCCGGAACATCTTCCACTATTGAGATTCTTTCCCCAACAATACGGTTGAAAATAGTGGATTTCCCCACATTTGGCCTCCCCACGATCGCTACAACCGGTTTTGCCATTTATATCATCCTTTCACAGTGGTTATAGAAAATATTCCATTCATTTTTTGTCCATCATTCAATCTAAAGACATGTCCATTTTAAGAGAAAGCACAGCTGGAAGGAAGACTCCCGTTGAGTCTGTCGATTTTTTATCAATTAAGAACAAAACCCTTCCGAAAAAGAAGGGCTCAACTTCACCATTTTAGCAATAATGCACAAAACTAGCAATGGCGATTAGAATCTAATGCCTCACGATAATAAATATCTCTTCGGTCAGCTGGTGGGCAATTCCATCCAATATAGCCTCTAAATTCGTGGCGATGACTTCCATCTCCTTTTGATCCTCGCAGTGAAAAACAGTCGTGCCGGACGGAACTTTTTTGGGATTCGTGGTCACGGCAGCCAAAATGAAATTTTCAATCATCATTGTCATTTTTGCCGATCCCCCTTTTGAATGGCATTTGACTCACTCGGCATTCGAATCGCGTTTTCAAGTGTCGGGACCTCTTTTAAAATACGGATGGCTTTTTCCTTGTTTTTTTCTTGCGGCAACACAAAAACAGCCACTT of the Bacillus smithii genome contains:
- a CDS encoding NAD(P)H-dependent glycerol-3-phosphate dehydrogenase, with the protein product MNETNIDTITVIGAGSWGTALSMVLADNGCHVRLWGHNPQQIMEINEHHTNKKYLPNVILPENIKGFASMEEALNGVELIVLAVPTKAIREVVRQMVEVLKKPITLVHVSKGIEPDTLMRISEMIEEEMPSRLLTDLIVLSGPSHAEEVSQRQPTTVTVSSKNIKAAEKIQKLFMNQHFRVYTNPDMIGVEIGGALKNVIALAAGISDGLGYGDNAKAALITRGLAEIARLGTKMGANPLTFSGLAGLGDLIVTCTSVHSRNWRAGNLLGKGKNLNEVLENMGMVVEGVRTTKAAYQLSQNYNVKMPITTALYQVLFHNYDPKKAVDELMTRMRTHEMEDLSDILDARMNE
- the der gene encoding ribosome biogenesis GTPase Der, whose protein sequence is MAKPVVAIVGRPNVGKSTIFNRIVGERISIVEDVPGVTRDRIYSSAEWLTHEFNIIDTGGIEIGDEPFLEQIRQQAEIAIDEADVIIFLTNGREGVTAADEEVAKILYRSNKPVVLAVNKIDNPDMRDVIYDFYALGFGEPFPISGAHGLGLGDLLDEVVKRFPKSSQQEYDDDVIKFCLIGRPNVGKSSLVNAILGEERVIVSDVAGTTRDAVDSPYTYNGQKYVIIDTAGMKKKGKVYESTEKYSVLRALRAIERSDVVLVVLNAEEGIREQDKKIAGYAHEAGRGIVIVVNKWDAVEKDEKTMNEFEKKIRSHFLFLDYAPIVFVSAKTKKRLHTLLPVINMVSENHAMRVQSSVLNDVIMDAVAMNPTPTENQRRLKIFYATQVAVKPPTIVIFVNDPELMHFSYERFLENRIRDAFGFEGTPIKIIARSRK
- a CDS encoding capping complex subunit for YIEGIA; the protein is MMIENFILAAVTTNPKKVPSGTTVFHCEDQKEMEVIATNLEAILDGIAHQLTEEIFIIVRH